GGATGTTTCCAATGTAAAAAAATGGATTGCCTCTTCGACTGCTGCACCAGCTTGAAGGATCTGAACCCCTTGGCAAGTTGGGATGTTTCCAATGCAAAATACATGTGCGAAATGTTTGAACACTGCACCAGTTTGGAGGATTTAAGCCCTCTTGCAAATTGGGACGTGTCCAATGTTGAGGCCATGACGACAATCTTTGCATGCTGTTCCAGTTTGACGGATTTGTCACCTTTAAAAGATTGGGACGTTTCCAGTGTAACTGAGATGGATGATGCATTTGAAGGATGTGTCCATTTGGAAGATTTAAGCCCACTTGCAGGTTGGGATGTTTCCAATCTAAACTCCATGGAAAGAATGTTTAGCGGATGTTCCGGGCTGGTTGATTTGTCCTGCTTGAATGAATGGGATGTGTCAAATGTAGAGGATATGAAAGACCTATTCAAGGACTGCAATTCAATTGAAAAGTATCCGGAATGGTATGAAGATTAATCCTTTCATATTTTTATTTTTGTTATGAATATTTTAGTATAAATATTCAACCGAAGAAATAGTTAGAAATTACATCATTAAAAAAAAAGAATCTTTTTATCAAATGTACCGCCTTCAATAACCGTTTGGCATCACCATCAATTAGATATGTGGAATTTCCATCCAGACATGATGAATTATAAGCTTTTTTCACCAGTTTTCCTCATCATCGTCCAAATATTCAAAGCCGAATTCATCACAGAAATCCTCAATACTTGGCCATCTCTCAGAGATGTAATGCTCTTCGCCGTCACAGTCAATCCACCAAGAATCCTCAGCCTCATCAAAATATGCATAATAATTGAATTTAAGATTTGGATACATATCCAAAAGACTGTAAAACAAACCAGGCCCCTCCCTATTGCCTATATAATATATTGATATCATTGATGGTCTTTGCTTAGGTGTAAAATATAATTCCTGAAGATGGGCGAATCGGAATTCAGAAATAAGATTCACATCATATATCTGATTTAAATAGGAATAATCCGATTCGAATGTGGAAAAATCAATTCTTCCATCTTCCATGTAATGTTTTTCTATGAATTCATCCAATTCTTTACGGCTTCCTTCAACCGTAATAATATTTTCCATAATATGGCTCAAAGTTTCACCAAATTAATAATTTTTTATAAATTTAAACCCAGGAGTTAATCACGAATATACCAATCCGGACGTTCCTTTTTAATTTCACTCATTCTGGCTCTCATTGTAGAGGAAATTTCAGGACAAGGGTCATCAAGATACATGTCACACAAAACAAACACGTCATGAATGCGGTTCTTGCCTGCATCAAAACGAATTTTCCAGTCTTTAGCATTGAGCGCAATATCTGCGAGAATATGCTTATCTGAAACTTTTTTATAAGCATACCATCGGTATTCCTCATTTGCATCATATTTGGCAATGTATCCTAAAGTGAACTCATTTTCAATGCGTTTCAATGCAAATTCCTTCATATGATCTTGTGAAGCTTCAAAATACAATCTGATGAAATAACGGTCATCAAAACTTGTTATGAATTTAATATTGGACTTGGATTCATCCTTTATGATTGTCCAGCTTATATTGTCCAAAACGACCTTCTCGAAGATTGAATCACCCATCAATCCTCCATCAGAATTTATATAAATCTTATTGGCAAGGTGAGAAAATTCAAAGACATCCCAAGTCTTTTTATCAAGAACCTTAAAATTTACTACATTATCCTCAAAAGCCTTTCTATAAGTCATGTTTTCACCTCACAAATTATTTTATCAATTAATATATTTAAATTAATTAAATAATAATCTTTATGCAGATATTTTCGATGAGTTTTATCATCTTGAATAACTGATTATTATGAATTGTCAAATACTCGGATAAAGCTTTTGCTTTCATTGATTTATATGCATGATAAAACAGATTACTATTTAAGTTTAAAAAGAAAATATCTGTAAAGCAAATGCTTTACTTGACTTATATATGATATGAAATAAAATGATAACTAGATAAGTTTACTAAATAAAAACAAATTAAAGATGTGATAATAATGGTTAGCAAAATCAAATGTGTAAATATGGTTAAAAGATCTGCAGCTACAGATCTGACTTCTCTTTCATTGTCTTTAGCACATGACAGCTTGCTAACCGCTTTGTTGTCATGAATGCTATTTTTTTCGATTTCTGGTAAATAATGGAAAATTTGTCAATAAAGATTTTCTATTTAAGATTAAATCTTTTTGTTTTGTGATGTTTTCCATTTGCGTCATCTGATCATAATTTTTCATTATAGATGCGTACTCAAGATAAGCCAACGAGTGAAGCTACCGTTCAGGGGAGAACATAGAACATTATGGGGCTTCTAACAGGAACAGTCCTTCGCAGGTTCAAATCCTGCCGCATCTATTTTCAATGCTTTATTATTATAGGTGCGTGTCCGAGAGGCCAAAGGACCCCGGCTTAAGACCGGGGGCATAGCGCTACGTGGGTTCAAATCCCACCGCACCTACTTCAATTTATCATAGGTGTGTGTTTCCGAGTCAGGCCAAAGGAGAGGGGTTTAGGACCCCTTGCTTAGTGCTTCGTGGGTTCAAATCCCATCACACCTATTTCATATGCCTTCTGGCTGAGTGGTTTAAGGTGATCGCCTGTGAGCGAGTGCATCTCTGATGCCGAAGGTTCAAATCCTTCACAAGGAATTTAATGGTGTCGTAACCAAGCCCGGTAAGGGCCCTGCCTGGAGAGTGGGGTGCATCACACGATGTCGAGGGTTCAAATCCCTCCGGCACCGCTTAATTAAAGTTAATTCATGCCATAGTAGTATAAAGGCTAATATGCCTGCCTCGTAAGCAGGGGATGGCGGTTCAAATCCGCCTTATGGCTTTTTGATTTCACAGGTGAGTGACGCAGCTGGCCAAACGTGGCGGACTAAGAATCCGTTGGTAAAGTCCTTCGTGGGTTCAAATCCCACCTCACCTACTTTGCATTTATATGCAGCCTTATGATTTTAGGTGCGTACCCAAGCGGTCAACGGGGACAGACTCAAAATCTGCTGGTTAGTCCTTCGTGGGTTCGAATCCCACCGCACCTACTTAATTCAATATAGATGTGTGTTCCGAGTCAGGCCAAAGGAGAGGGGCTCAGAGCCTCTTGCTTAGTGCTTCGTGGGTTCGAATCCCACCACATCTACTTAATATGCATAGTTAGCTAGTATTTTAATGGTGCCGTAACCAAGCACGGTAAGGGTCCCGCCTTGAGAGCGGGTTGCATCACACGATGTCGAGGGTTCAAATCCCTCCGGCACCGCTTAATTAAAGTTAATTCATGCCATAGTAGTATAAAGGCTATTATGCCTGCCTCGTAAGCAGGGGATGGCGGTTCAAATCCGCCTTATGGCTTTTTGATTCCATAGGTGAATGAGGCAGAGTGAAATTTATAATTTTCGAAACAATTGTATTATGCCAATGATAATTGCAAAGGCCCTCATCCCAAATTAGCCCCAGATCTTATGTTGATTTTTGAAATTCCCATTAGCATCAAGAGTAAAGCTTTAGCTTTACCTCTTTTAAATACTTTCACCAACAGAATAATAACTGAAAACAAAATGACCTACAAATTATGTAATTTAAAAATTAACAAAGAAAAAAGATTGCATTGCTGAATGGATGACAATCAATTATTAGGAGGGATAACATGGTATTAATACCTACAGTAATAGAAAATACAAACCGTGGACAAATGGCTTATGATATTTATTCAAGACTTCTTAAGGAAAGAATCATTTTCCTTGGAGACGAAGTCAATAACGTTACTGCAAGTCTTGTAGTGGCTCAACTCCTCTTTTTGGAATCCGAGGATTCAAACAAAGACATAAACCTCTATATCAACAGTCCGGGAGGCAGCGTTACTGCCGGAATGGCTATATATGATACTATGAATTACATCGAATGTGACGTGTCAACAATATGCATTGGCATGGCAGCATCAATGGGAGCATTTATTCTCGCAGGAGGTGCAAAAGGAAAGAGATATGCCCTTCCAAATTCTGAAATCATGATTCATCAGCCGCTTGGAGGAACTCAGGGCCAGGCTACAGATATGGAAATTGACGTCAAGCATATGCTTCGCATAAAGGAAAATATCATTAGGATTTTGGCGGAAAACACAGGCAAGGATTATGATGAGGTCTATGCTGACTGTGAGCGCAACAACTGGATGACAGCACATCAGGCTGTGGAATATGGACTCATTGACAGTGTTGTTGAAAATCGAGAATAAGTATAGGAGGTAAAATATGGTTTTTTATTATGATGAAGGATTCAATCTGCATAAGCCAAAAGAGATTAAGGCTTTTCTGGATGAATATGTTATAGGACAGGAAGATGCGAAAAAGGCGCTTTCCGTTGCGGTATACAATCATTATAAGAGAATTAAAATGGGAGAAAATTCTGATGTCGAACTTCAAAAGAGCAATATCCTCCTTATCGGCCCTACAGGTTCCGGAAAGACATATCTGGCACAGACTCTTGCTAAGATATTGAATGTGCCATTTGCAATAACTGACGCCACAACCCTGACCGAAGCGGGCTATGTGGGCGAGGATGTTGAAAATATCCTATTAAAGCTCATCCAGTCTGCAAACTATGACATTGAAAGGGCTGAACACGGCATCATTTACCTCGATGAAATAGACAAGATTTCCAAGAAGGACGAAAACTTATCCATTACAAGAGATGTTTCCGGCGAAGGCGTTCAGCAGGCACTTCTAAAAATCATTGAAGGTACTATTGCCAGCGTACCTCCTCAAGGCGGACGAAAACATCCTACACAGGATATGCTAATCATTGACACAAGCAATATCCTTTTCATATGTGGCGGAGCATTCGACGGGCTTGACCATGTTGTAGAAAGCCGTATCGGAAAAAAATCCATAGGATTCAATGCCGACATTCAGGACAAGTCCGGAATAGTCAATTCTGAAATGCTCAAGGAGATTCAGCCTCAGGATCTTGTCAAGTTCGGACTCATCCCTGAACTGGTGGGCCGTGTTCCTGTTGTAGTAACCCTTAATCCGCTTGATGAGGATGCCCTCGTAAGCATTCTTACAGAACCTAAATCAGCTATCGTGAAGCAGTATAAGGAGCTATTTGCATATGATGGCGTTGAACTTGAGTTTGAAGAGGATGCCCTCAGAGAAATCGCCAGGGAAGCCATGGACAGGGATACCGGCGCCAGAGGACTTAGAGCCATTCTTGAAAATATAATGGTTGACATCATGTTCGAGATTCCATCCGACAACAGCATCACCAAGGTCATCATAACAAAGGAAACTGTAACGGAAGGGACAAATCCCGAGATATTACATGAATACTGCGCAATATGAAATATATGCTTGCAGATTGTTTTGAAGTTGCAAAACATCTTTTAAAGGATGAATATGTGTTTAAAAAATAATGTGGGCGATGCATTCGTTTACATTATTTAGCCACATTTCAGTTATAATTCATTGGTCATTAACGGAGCATATCTGCGAGTTTAAGACTATTTTTTTGGGAATATGTTGTGCCTGAGTTCTAAAGATTCCTAATTTCTGAATCTTTTTCAAATAGATATTTTAACAGCATAATCTTTTCATCATTTCTCTTGATTCAAATTTTTAGAATTTAAATAATCCTGAAATAAAATTTTAAAAAATGAAAGAACATCTTCATTAGATCCGAAGTACTCAAGCTTCCTCTCACATTCAGATAATAAATCTTCATTATCATCTACAGAAATCATATGGGAAATTCCTCCCTGTAAAAAAATACCTGCGAATTCACCCCAAGAACTAAACCCCAAGGCCATTAACAAATTAGGATAACGATTGAATAATTCCTCTTCTATTCTCCATGACGGTGAATATGGTGTTGAATAACCGATAATGATTTTTGTCTTATTCAGCTTGATAACATCTTCAATCTCTTTGTTTGGAAAGTCATTGCTAGTAAAAAAGTGTGAGTTCCATTTACTTCCCCAATATGTCGACCTCCAGCCATACCAGTCATACCATTCTTTTCCTTCAATAACCCTACCAGTTACCCATTCCTTTTTTTTATTCCTGTTAAACTTATCAGGACACTCCTCTTCACACTCGGGTTCGGGAAATACTGTGTTGAAATCAAAATGTAAATTTTGAGTTCCTCTATGCCAAACAATATGATTTTTACAAAATTCATAGATATCTTCAGTTTTTCCTTTAATGATAAGTGCATTTCTTACCCAATTCGGCATTATAATCATCACCCATAATCTTAATCAATATATATTATATTTAAGCATGTTAATATATGGCATTCTTTAAAAGCAATAGAATAGCTACATCCCTAGCCACTGCCAGAAAGCCTTTTGGCTACCACCACGCATAGAAGCAATATGCCATCCCGCCTGAGCTCTCAAAAGGCCAAGCAATTTCGAGATTGTTTCAGCTACCCTGCTTAAATAGCTTTCACCATAACCATAATTCCTTATGTATTATTTTAAAAAGAACATATATAAATCATACAAATGATTTGCTTTACATCACTTAATAATGAATATGAAGAGAAAATACAACAGTGATTGAAATGAAATTTGAAAAGGGATTGAGGTTTAAGGTATTGCTGTTGAAAAGATACGGGATAAATCCGAAAAGATATCTGGAAAACAGGAAAATAAGAAAATATTGGCTAAGCGAGGATGACATTGACAAGGTTCTTGAATTTGCATCAAAAAGAAATCATGACAAGGACCGATTCTATTATATCTACTGGATGAAAGCAGAACAGTTATACGGACTTGAAAAATACAGTGAAGCTGCAGACTATTATCTGACTGCAATCGACAATGTAATTTCAAGTTCCTATAAGAAAAACAGATCAAAATTTAAATCAAAACATTATGATTTATTTTTAAACAATTACAAAAGAGCAATTCAATCCCTTGCCAAATCCGATAGATTTAAAGAGCTTGACTATTACAAAGAATTGAACATCTATTCAGATACAGGCAAACCCAGAGGCAATGAAGAAAAAGGGGACTGCTTCCTAAAGCATGGCCAGAATGATTTGGCCTACAAATATTACGAAAAGGCATACTCAGAAAACGATTCAATAGTCATTACAAGGCAATATGACTACGATCCATATGTAAACGGATACCTGGAGGACAGATATAAAGAAGAATTGGAAAAAAAGAATGAGGATTTAAGAAGGATTAATGGAAAAATCAATTCTTTATAGATTATCCATTTTCCTTCTTGCAACTCGGGATACGATTCCCCTGTCGCTTCGTGAAATTTCATCCAAAACGGGTCTGCTTTTAATTCTTTCAACAGCCCAAAGGGCAACATCCTCGCTTGAATCATTCAAAGCAACTTTTTTCAGCAGTTCCTCATCATCCAGCTTCATCACATAGGCCTTTCTGACCCTTTCGTCAGTATTCTTAAGTTCACTGCCAAAAACATTTATCAGTTTTTCCTTAAGGAAACTTAAAAATGCCAATAAAAGCACTACACCAATAATAAACAGAAATGAACATGTTATAAACCAGCATATCGATACGAACAAATCACCAATCACATCATCACCCCAGAAGCTTTTTCAATCTCACTTTCGCAGATTCGCGTACAAACCTGTTTTCATCACTTTCAATCACGTCAAGAACAAATGCCTTGTCTTCAATATGCCTTATGGCATTTACCCGAATCCATGAATGAAGGTCGGTTTTTGCGATTTCCTTTAATCTTGACTCGTCATCAATGTATTTTACTGCCTCATTTCTCACATACCATACATTATCCGTCTTTGCAACATCATAGATTACATTCTGATGGATATTGACATTGCCAACGGCAGCCAGCCTTACATTCCAGTTCCCATGACTTCTGGCATAGCCTTCCAATGTATCCATGTCTTTTAGATTAGGATTTCTGATGGCTTCCTTTAAAACTTCCTTATAAGTTTCATTTTCAATGATGTCAATCAAAACTTCCTCTTTTTGAATTCCCTTTACTGCCTGCTGGCGAACACGGTAATCCTCATCATTGCGCGCAATTTCTGCCAGGACATTTTCATCCACAATTTTTAAGACTGCAATTTCGCGGGATTTCCAGGTTAGCGAATATCTTGCAATTTCAATCAGCCTTTTCTCATCGAAAATCCTTTCGACATCAGCGGCCGTTAAAATTAGACTGGGATTAATCCTTTTAATCTTGTTCCAGGCCAGCTTCCTTACTGCATGATTCGAATCATGCCTTGCAATGTAGACCAGAAGCTTTTCGTCATCAATCTTGTTCAAAGCCGCTTTTCTAACAGCAGGTGTGGGATCCTTAAGGACTATTCTTTCCAAAGCCCTTTGACTGTTGATTCCATTAACTGCGGCTTTCCTCACATATCCGCTGACATCGCTTTCGGCAATTTCAATCAGGGCGTTTTCATCATCGATGCGCCTTACTGCAGCGCGCCTCACATATTTGTCTTCATCGTTAAGGGCAATGCATGCAAGTTCCTCCTGATTAGTTAATTTTCTTACTGCTTTAACATCAACATCCAAATTGACCCCTCCTTAATCTCTCTACAAATGAATTTTTATAAAAATAAGTATTTAAGTAAACTAAAGGAATTCATTTAAAGAAAAGAAGTTTTACAGAATGAAATAAATAACCCGTTCATCCTAGAATTTGAGCATCATGATGCCCTTTAAAAATATTATGCAACTTAATTCAGGAAAAGAGAACAAAGAACATATTATAGATTTCTGTAAAAGGATATCAACTACACATCAATTAAAGCTTGATGTGACAATTACTTGATT
This genomic interval from Methanobrevibacter millerae contains the following:
- the clpX gene encoding ATP-dependent Clp protease ATP-binding subunit ClpX: MVFYYDEGFNLHKPKEIKAFLDEYVIGQEDAKKALSVAVYNHYKRIKMGENSDVELQKSNILLIGPTGSGKTYLAQTLAKILNVPFAITDATTLTEAGYVGEDVENILLKLIQSANYDIERAEHGIIYLDEIDKISKKDENLSITRDVSGEGVQQALLKIIEGTIASVPPQGGRKHPTQDMLIIDTSNILFICGGAFDGLDHVVESRIGKKSIGFNADIQDKSGIVNSEMLKEIQPQDLVKFGLIPELVGRVPVVVTLNPLDEDALVSILTEPKSAIVKQYKELFAYDGVELEFEEDALREIAREAMDRDTGARGLRAILENIMVDIMFEIPSDNSITKVIITKETVTEGTNPEILHEYCAI
- the clpP gene encoding ATP-dependent Clp endopeptidase proteolytic subunit ClpP produces the protein MVLIPTVIENTNRGQMAYDIYSRLLKERIIFLGDEVNNVTASLVVAQLLFLESEDSNKDINLYINSPGGSVTAGMAIYDTMNYIECDVSTICIGMAASMGAFILAGGAKGKRYALPNSEIMIHQPLGGTQGQATDMEIDVKHMLRIKENIIRILAENTGKDYDEVYADCERNNWMTAHQAVEYGLIDSVVENRE
- a CDS encoding BspA family leucine-rich repeat surface protein → MDCLFDCCTSLKDLNPLASWDVSNAKYMCEMFEHCTSLEDLSPLANWDVSNVEAMTTIFACCSSLTDLSPLKDWDVSSVTEMDDAFEGCVHLEDLSPLAGWDVSNLNSMERMFSGCSGLVDLSCLNEWDVSNVEDMKDLFKDCNSIEKYPEWYED
- a CDS encoding HEAT repeat domain-containing protein, which codes for MDVDVKAVRKLTNQEELACIALNDEDKYVRRAAVRRIDDENALIEIAESDVSGYVRKAAVNGINSQRALERIVLKDPTPAVRKAALNKIDDEKLLVYIARHDSNHAVRKLAWNKIKRINPSLILTAADVERIFDEKRLIEIARYSLTWKSREIAVLKIVDENVLAEIARNDEDYRVRQQAVKGIQKEEVLIDIIENETYKEVLKEAIRNPNLKDMDTLEGYARSHGNWNVRLAAVGNVNIHQNVIYDVAKTDNVWYVRNEAVKYIDDESRLKEIAKTDLHSWIRVNAIRHIEDKAFVLDVIESDENRFVRESAKVRLKKLLG